In Festucalex cinctus isolate MCC-2025b chromosome 1, RoL_Fcin_1.0, whole genome shotgun sequence, the sequence CTCTGTAATGATAAACGGAATAGAATGGACAGATAGATGTTTACTTGTGTCACCAATTGCTGTCAATCGAAAAAAGGATCAAAATTAGGCAAATTGTGGTTTAAATCCAGCCAACATACAACAAAATGTAACACATAAGATAATGGAGATGGTATCCCACTTATCCAGCTTGTCAGCTTTCTCTTCTTCATCCTTGACTTTTTGTTGCAGCTCTGCCTTCTGGCACTCCCATCTCGTCTTCTCTTCCTCATGTGCCTTTAACTGCACGGAGAACAACATTGGTTTAGTAATGTGTGCAGCATATGGTGTATCCAATTCACAAAGGAATATGCTTATCCTTTCATCAGTCCAATGCCCAAAGTGAGTTATTTTTAGCAAACTGGCTTCAAGACtttgaaaacaacaaataaaagagTCATTGATGTCTCACGGTTGGATAAAGCAAAGAGATTTTGGGACTTGCTTTCCCATTTTTTGCCGGAGCAAGAAgcagacatgaagaggtggcctGTGTCCTAATAATGCCATGTCGCACCATCTCATCGGCCATTAAAATGGGTCAGACTGTTCCAAATGTGAAGGGTAGTTTATGAATATTGGGTTTGTGCGAGTGAGTGCAGAATGAGTGACCTACCTTCTCTCGAGCAATTCGAAGCTGGGTTGTTCTTCTTTTCAGTTTGGATTGAAGCTATTGAcacaacaattacaaaaaatgtgCAAGTTAAACTAAGGGTGACAGAAAAACATCTACATTTCCAAATATACTGAGTTGGCATCTCCCATTTGTGGTTACTTACAAGCCCCTCAAGTTTGTTTTGTGCCGATATAGTACCTTCTGGTATTTGAGGCACAGTTGGTCGTTATCTAGACACGATAGCAGAGACATGTCCTCCACTTCATCCTCACTCTCATCCTCAGGTATGAAGACAGCCTCAGACATGCTGACATCAGGTTCTGAATCTGCACTCTGTTGTGAGCCCAGATCAGAGaatttcttactatacatgacttTCTTCAATCACATCTTCTGGTTTGGCAATACTGTAGATAGGGAACCTTTTGTGATGCCTTCTCCATTTCCAGGCTTTCGTTGACTAAGCGCGCCACCTCACTCTCCACTCCCTCCTTGTCTCGGCCAATCAGAAACCTTGCGGCAGAGAAGAACAAATCAGATTCAATGCATACAAATACTGCTGAACATAGACACGTCCAAAAATGTTGCTTAATTGCATGCACTACGAAAGCCCTTCAGTGGGGAAAATATAAAAGATCAATGTGAATAACTTACTTGACCAGGCCTGATGTATTTTTGAGTACTGTTGCTGCAAACAACTGGGACACTCCTACCAAACTCACACCATCCACCTCCACAATCTGATCATTCACGTGAATCCTATATAAAACCAAATaacagtttgtttattttttgccattGGCTCTATTTAAATACATCATATAAATTTTACGCAGGCTAATAAGAGCCGTTGGAAGAGCCATCTAATCACACAtaacacataaaagaaaaaaaaaggtgcccaCAAGTACTAGTTacccccaaggacaacatgagtagcccctgagtctgttttaaaaatagctcaccagtgacgaGACATTGTGACTTATcaagaaaaatttaaaaaagaagaaaatattgaCATTTACTTATTTCCTTCTTAGtttcttttaaacaaaatatcctagattttgttaaaagaaaaaaaataaaatggcctgTGTTTTATTAAGGGAAattatgctgtttttatttacctaaacatttttttaaaggacattttagagctgtaattttaataccacaatatttttgctcacagtCATCAGACCTTCAGAATCTaatattggcccatgcctaCATATCAGATTCAGGTTCATATTCAGCGTTAACGGTTAAAATTGCAAATTTGTGAACGTGGAAGGAATGTTCTGTATCCATTAAGGCCTTCACCATTAGACATTATTGGTAGACAGTAGATTAtacatttcaaaaaataaattgctAATTGCACACTGCACAACTGAGGTGGCCTCCAAGTTCTGTTTGTTATGATTACACAATTAGTTACCATGCCACAGACGCATGGAGTCTTACTTTAACCAATGTTCTATTATAATTCTTCCTGAGGAAAAGCCCGATTTTCCATATTGTACCTTCCGTCCTTTTGTGTTGCTCCACCTTCAGTGACTGTCTTGACAAAGATCCCAAGTTTCTCCAGACCCTGGTCCGCTCCTACCCCCATTCCAATGATACTGATGCCCAGCCCATCATCTCctgcaagaaagaaaaaacaacaaggcTGTAATGTTTCATCattcagaattttaaaactggCAGGGAAGACAAACCCTTTTTAATTTCCACTTCAAAAACATCCATTTTGTCCACTCTCTTCTCCAGCTCATACTCGGCTGAGGCGGACACTGGGTCAATATCGTCATTGCGTCTGTTGTAATCCGCGTTACAATAAGTGCTGTACACCTGGAAGACAAGGACAAGCACACATCAGCGACAGGAGAGATAGAGAGACAACTAAGCACAGCTCATTGGAACTATGTTCTGCTACTTAAGACTAAACGATATTATTATTAGAAAATCTAATTAGCTGTGTATTTAAAACTCACCTTGATACCAATTTTCCAATTTTTAATCCTTGGTTACAACAAAGCATAATACTTGAgcccttaattttgtgccatttgtttgtggggggggggtttgttaaACATTACGTTACTACTTCTTTGTGTGTGAAATATTTACTTGGCTTATCTATTATCTTCAAATTATATTGATGTACAGCACTTGTTTCAActgctgttgtttttaaaactgacaaaaaaagctgagtaatttcaactattgaatcAATTTAATACTATGTAAACCGCAAGAGTCGAGTGATTGTATTTGAATGGAAGCCTGACAGGGTGAAGCATGTGGGATCTTGTCTTTTCTCCGCCCTGACACACAAACATGGCCGTAGGCTCGCATTTCTCTATCAACACACTCACACAGCGACACCGCAAAAGTCTTGTTAGATTTGCTCACCTTGATTGGTGCTGAGGAGAAACGGACCTTTCTCTTTGAGCCCTCTGTGCCATCTTCATCATCCTGGTCAGACAGTTTAGGAATGCCAGGAATCTCTTCATATTCCAATGAAAGCCTGTTACCTGTGAGGAGAGAAATTTCCGGATCTTCTGCTTGAGAGGTTGCATGCTCGGACTCCTTCTCTAAATATTTGTTCTCAATCGCACAAAGAAGTGGTTCCTTGACTCGTCCCTCGCTGCTTCCTTCTCTTCTCTCATCTTCTTGTGGCTCCATATTGGCACAATCCTGCATCTCCGGTGTCACACGAGCTTTCTCTTCAACTTCACATTGTGTGCAAGTCTCCTTAACATCctcttttttgttattttctcgCAAGACTTCACCCATGTCGCAGTGCTCCTCTCTTTGCTTGTCAGTACGTTGGCTCGGCTCCTCCCAAGAGTGTTCATTCACCTGCTCATACTTGTCCGCTATGAAGCTACAGTCTCTTGCGATTAGTTCCATCAAGCAAGGATGTGACATTTCCAAACTGGGATCGTCAAAAACGTCATCCACCAGGTCTTCAAAAGATACATTGTTACCCACAAAAGCCCCTCCCTTATTTACAAGCAATTCTTTATCCTTTTCGTCACTATCATCACTCTCTGAGGACTTCACATGGACAAGTTCTGCCCTGAGAGGCTCCTCAGGAGTCAAGCTGGAGCAAGGAGACACTCTTTCAGCCTCTTCTTTCTTTGATTCACCCGCTGGGGTGTGCCCATGCTCCTCAGTGCTAGGAGATTTAATTGCTTCCCCACTGAGGACATCTGACATAAGAGATTTAAGGCTTGTTGTTAAATAGGTCTTTGGCAAGGACATATTTGCAAGGTGTTCTTTTGGACATTTGTCTTCATCCAAGCTATCCTGTTCGTCTTTGCTTAGAGAACATTTGGACGCGCCACTACTAGCACCCGACATTTTAGTCTCAAACAACTTCCTGGTCACTGAGAACTTTTGCGCTAGAGCAGCCCGGTCTATGTCCTTTATCTCCTCTGATCTGGTGGGTTTATCTTGTAAGAAGGTTTCAGGCGTGGACATGCTGGCGGTGGAAAACGGTTGGAGCTGCATGTTGGGATTCTGGGGAGAAAGGACGGCTgtggtgctagaactacactgCCCTGAGCCACCAATTTGTCTCAGCTGCTGGCTGTCCATTTGGAGGAAGATGTTGTCCCTAATTTTAGGACCTCTGGTGCTGTAGGTTCTTCCTCGGCCGCCGCTTGGGTGGGTCACAGGGGGATCAGAGAGGCTGGTTGGTCGACCTGACTGGTGCACAGAAGACCGGGAAGAAGCAGCCCTGGAGCCATGCTTTAAGCCAGTCCCACTGTCAAATGAACATTTAATGGCGTGGAAGTCAGACTCGTATGAAATCCTGTGAGGAGAGGCACTTCGGCCTTTGTGGTCTGTCCGCATCATTGGGATAGGACTGGAAGTGAAGGGAAAACGGCTAGCCAACTGTGGTGAGATTAGAAGTATATATACTGTGGaagattttatatttaatatgctGGTAAAATGAGCTGGTGTTCAAGTGGCCAAAGAAAAGTCAGTATCCAAAAGGCAAAACCTCTCCACGAGGGGTGGTGTTGAACGTCAAAtactaaagtaaaaaaaaagaaaaaaaaaaaagggtttgttAAAAACACTAGAAATACAGGTTGTCGTTGCTCGTAAGTGTCTCCACAAAAGTGAAAAGAGGTCGACTCACCGAGCAGCAGAAAGTGAGCAACTTTCTTCGTTTGTGTCGTCGAACATGTACCAAGTCCCACGCAGGTTGACAGTTGTTACAATTAGCTTGTTTGCTGCATTCAATGACTGTAGGAAATTGACCAAGTGATATTtcctttttgtgttttgttgtacaATATACACAGAATGACACTTTCTACTTCATTAAACTTTTTAAGAGTTAAATTAAAGTAATTTTAACCCATTATCAAAAATCTTTCTCGAACGTAAACGCGTCGTTTACGGAATTTACGGCCGTCAGTTAAAgcgtcattttacaatttttctcTCATGTGAGGCGCGCGCCGTTTTAAAGATTAAAACACAGTTTTCTGTTTGTCATTATTATTGCGGACCAAAGCActaaaataaaacctttttacGTCTTACCGTGAGTGCTGTCGCTTCGGAGACATGTGCAGGCGTCTCCCTCACTACGACCAAGACAGACAGATGGCGACTCATGTTTCTAAATACTGTAAATGGATAATCCCTAGTAATCCTGTGTAAACGACTCCAGTAACTGTGAAACACTGACGGTGAGTGGGTACCAACACTGgggcatctatctatctatctatctatccatccatccatccatccatccagactACAATATACCATtaaaatgcattaaatgaatgaaCAAAACTGCACTTACCTCTACTTGTGTTGTAGCATCACCGTCCATTCAGATGGTCAACTTCTCTTCATCTACTGATATTCTCAGAGGAATGCCTTGTACGAAAACACACCTGTGTTCATCAATGCAGGTTAGTGCATTCAGCCACCAACCTGCATGTAAGCGTGTGAAGCA encodes:
- the LOC144020528 gene encoding neurabin-1-like produces the protein MMRTDHKGRSASPHRISYESDFHAIKCSFDSGTGLKHGSRAASSRSSVHQSGRPTSLSDPPVTHPSGGRGRTYSTRGPKIRDNIFLQMDSQQLRQIGGSGQCSSSTTAVLSPQNPNMQLQPFSTASMSTPETFLQDKPTRSEEIKDIDRAALAQKFSVTRKLFETKMSGASSGASKCSLSKDEQDSLDEDKCPKEHLANMSLPKTYLTTSLKSLMSDVLSGEAIKSPSTEEHGHTPAGESKKEEAERVSPCSSLTPEEPLRAELVHVKSSESDDSDEKDKELLVNKGGAFVGNNVSFEDLVDDVFDDPSLEMSHPCLMELIARDCSFIADKYEQVNEHSWEEPSQRTDKQREEHCDMGEVLRENNKKEDVKETCTQCEVEEKARVTPEMQDCANMEPQEDERREGSSEGRVKEPLLCAIENKYLEKESEHATSQAEDPEISLLTGNRLSLEYEEIPGIPKLSDQDDEDGTEGSKRKVRFSSAPIKVYSTYCNADYNRRNDDIDPVSASAEYELEKRVDKMDVFEVEIKKGDDGLGISIIGMGVGADQGLEKLGIFVKTVTEGGATQKDGRIHVNDQIVEVDGVSLVGVSQLFAATVLKNTSGLVKFLIGRDKEGVESEVARLVNESLEMEKASQKSADSEPDVSMSEAVFIPEDESEDEVEDMSLLSCLDNDQLCLKYQKLQSKLKRRTTQLRIAREKLKAHEEEKTRWECQKAELQQKVKDEEEKADKLDKYWQEAQTLCRVVSQRLADAQSQSDSLEVKYSKAKRLVREYQSREEEADSREAELRQEMEERHNKQKETIERLQLQLERKEGKSLAVESLAPDPEWFVAVPHTQRLDCSAHIARGQLAQRCKRHPPSREKLRESLKKEEEGEKPQESGSQSDGVGRTSGQVELSSSSSFSVNSPVDASVFTPPVYVANTNVITPQVKSSTCRKSKKKMPDFSALRKSLSKRSEKLQRRSTRGSCGDLADEPAEVSPSGSLTSMPSCLPFAWFGERGREKEEGKERGGKEKLRSLSSSSLPYLTTSGRIDQRVGSPMDSLRMTGPGSNHSLSGHSYTFTFSSTETLDDDPLPVNNNQWQSRPVLEWSSQQVCLWLVAMNMEQYMSDFAARGVDGEKLLSMDTDKLKAMGVCQSDRASLKKKLKEMKRREDKEERGREKRRKESSKRKERNFESEGVVIENTSALLRRSGRMARSESLL